Proteins from one Nicotiana tabacum cultivar K326 chromosome 23, ASM71507v2, whole genome shotgun sequence genomic window:
- the LOC107795057 gene encoding auxin-responsive protein SAUR36-like, translating into MKKVRGFRLGRKLVRVFSWFIHSRTKGRVGHKRLRSPGCASRAISKLCKLGRILKQGAKGLCFARPNSGYIRVGHDPVEPKQVTVPKGHLAVYVGEKKDDTCRIVVPVIYFNHPLFANLLREAEMIYGYNHSGGIQIPCPISEFENVQSRIAATGGGENCRVERSWRCTY; encoded by the coding sequence ATGAAAAAAGTGAGAGGTTTCAGGCTTGGACGGAAGCTGGTGAGAGTTTTCAGCTGGTTTATTCACAGCAGAACAAAGGGAAGAGTTGGACACAAGCGGCTGAGATCACCGGGATGTGCTAGCAGAGCCATTTCAAAGCTATGCAAATTAGGACGTATTCTGAAGCAGGGAGCAAAAGGTCTCTGCTTTGCAAGACCCAATTCGGGTTATATCCGGGTCGGGCATGATCCGGTAGAACCGAAGCAGGTGACCGTGCCAAAGGGACATTTAGCTGTGTACGTGGGTGAGAAGAAAGATGATACTTGTAGAATTGTAGTGCCTGTGATATACTTTAATCACCCTTTGTTTGCTAATTTGTTGAGGGAAGCAGAAATGATATATGGGTATAATCATTCGGGTGGGATCCAAATCCCTTGTCCAATATCCGAATTTGAGAACGTTCAATCAAGAATCGCCGCCACAGGCGGTGGTGAAAACTGCCGTGTAGAGCGGAGCTGGAGGTGCACATACTGA